The DNA region CACGTACTAAGAGTGCGCCGGCCACATCATTGATTTCATCGCTAAAATCGTTCATGATCTGGGTAGAAATATCTGCAATACCATCATTGTCGGTATCTTGTAACATCCAAATTTCATCTTGTTCAACGGCAAGATCTTGCCAGTCATGAATGCTATCATTATTAAGGTCAGGTAACCATTCATTTTCTTTACTAAGTTCAGGAGCAAAAGTTTTATGAAGAAAAGCTCTTCTATCTTCCACAGATTCAAGGGAGATGGATTCTGTCATCCAATCTCTATGTCCGCGAATATCAAATTCTGAGTTTTTGGCTCTGTTAGTACGTGTAATGTATACATTGCCTTCATTGTCAATATCAAGTGCAATGGGGTCTGGAGCTAAGGAATCTGAAGCCCAAAGACTTAGTTCTAGTCCGTCTGCAACTTCAGCAGTAATGGTTTCTCGAGCTATTTTGGCCATTTCAATAAGCTCGGTACTATCTTGTTGAATGGTTATCGGAATTTCAACAGGCTTTTTATTGATGCATGAAATAGAAAAAAATAATAGGGCGATTACCCCCAAAAGGAATTTTTTAAAGAATGTCATTGTTGTTTGGTTGAATTGAAACTTAAATGTAGCGAATAATGGAGATAATCAAGAAAGAAATTGAATAGTTGTTAAGTTATTAACCATATATGATATAGATTTATCAATTTGAAATATAAATGACATTTAAATTAATGTGGTGAAACTGTAACTAAAAGTTCTGCTATATTTGATTACTTATTAAACTAACAATGATATGAATACTATTAAAACAGCTGTATTTGTTTTTCTGACGGCAATCGGTTTAACATGTGCACAAGCGCAAGAAGGTCATCCTTTAGAGGGAAAATGGAATTTGACAATTGATCAAGAAGGAGAGAAGCTACCATCGTGGTTAGAAATTAGGCACTCGGGCACCAATACATTGATCGGAAGATTTACATATGCTTTTGGTAGTGCAAGACCTGTAGCCGAAATAGAAAAGCACGGAGAATTATTTTCTTTTGAAATACCTCCACAATGGGAGCCAGGAGCTGCCAATATGGAATTTGAAGGAAAAATAGTAGGAGAAGGGCTAGAAGGAACCATGATATATGTAGATGGTAAAACATATAATTGGACAGCAACAAAATCACCAAAATTACCATACTATGAAAATGCAAAAGAAGGGAAGACCATAAAACTTTTTAATGGTAAGAACTTAAATGGTTGGATGATGAAACCGGGCAATCAATGGGCAGTGTT from Maribacter dokdonensis DSW-8 includes:
- a CDS encoding 3-keto-disaccharide hydrolase; this encodes MNTIKTAVFVFLTAIGLTCAQAQEGHPLEGKWNLTIDQEGEKLPSWLEIRHSGTNTLIGRFTYAFGSARPVAEIEKHGELFSFEIPPQWEPGAANMEFEGKIVGEGLEGTMIYVDGKTYNWTATKSPKLPYYENAKEGKTIKLFNGKNLNGWMMKPGNQWAVLDGILTSAKPGVNLVSEEKFKDFKLHAEFRYPENSNSGLYLRGRYEVQIADNIGLEPSSIYFGGIYGLLTPNENAAKKAGEWQTYDITLIGRRVTIVANGKTIISNQNIDAMTGGALDNNEAEAGPIMIQGDHGPVEFRKLEITPLSKG